One region of Niallia sp. Man26 genomic DNA includes:
- the acnA gene encoding aconitate hydratase AcnA: MAKDTYNARKSFEVDGKRYHYYQLDALEKAGIGNVSKLPYSIKVLLESVLRQMDGFVIKDEHVENLAKWGTDELKEIDVPFKPSRVILQDFTGVPAVVDLASLRKAMADLGGDPSKINPEKPVDLVIDHSVQVDKYGTPDALTANMDLEFERNAERYQFLSWAQKAFDNYRAVPPATGIVHQVNLEYLANVVQVVENEDGELETFPDTLVGTDSHTTMINGIGVLGWGVGGIEAEAGMLGQPSYFPVPEVVGVKLIGDMPNGSTATDLALKVTQVLRGEGVVGKFVEFFGPGISQLPLADRATIANMAPEYGATCGFFPVDEESLAYMRLTGRSEEQIKVVEEYSKLNGLFFDPSIEPVYTKVIEINLSDIEANLSGPKRPQDLIPLSQLQKAFVDSVTAPEGNQGFGLKKDEFDKSVDIKFANGDSTTMRTGSVAIAAITSCTNTSNPYVLVGAGLVAKKAVELGMEVPKFVKTSLAPGSKVVTGYLRDSGLLPYLEQIGFNLVGYGCTTCIGNSGPLRDEIEMAVADSDLLVTSVLSGNRNFEGRIHPLVKANYLASPPLVVAYALAGTVDIDLQNESIGKDKDGNDVFFKDIWPSTEEVNEVVNRTVTPELFKKEYERVFDDNERWNEIQTSSDSLYTFDDSSTYIQNPPFFEGLKPDPEKVLPIKGLKIVGKFGDSVTTDHISPAGAIGVNTPAGKYLKANGVEVRDFNSYGSRRGNHEVMMRGTFANIRIRNQIAPGTEGGFTTYWPTGEVTSIYDACMQYKQDGTGLMVLAGKDYGMGSSRDWAAKGTNLLGIKTVLAESFERIHRSNLVLMGVLPLQFKDGDSAESLGLTGKETFNIYVDETVKPRDFIEVTATDEDGNKKTFEVLVRFDSEVEIDYYRHGGILPMVLRDKLKN; encoded by the coding sequence ATGGCAAAAGATACTTACAATGCACGTAAATCATTCGAGGTTGATGGGAAGCGTTATCATTATTATCAATTGGATGCATTGGAAAAAGCGGGAATCGGCAATGTTTCCAAATTGCCGTACTCTATCAAAGTTCTATTGGAATCTGTATTAAGACAAATGGATGGTTTTGTCATTAAAGACGAACATGTGGAAAACCTTGCAAAATGGGGAACAGATGAACTGAAAGAAATTGATGTGCCATTTAAGCCTTCAAGGGTTATCCTACAGGACTTCACAGGAGTTCCTGCAGTTGTTGACTTGGCTTCTTTAAGAAAAGCCATGGCTGATCTTGGCGGAGATCCAAGCAAAATTAACCCGGAAAAACCGGTCGATCTTGTTATTGACCACAGTGTGCAGGTTGACAAATATGGTACGCCAGATGCGTTGACTGCAAATATGGATCTTGAGTTTGAACGAAACGCAGAGCGTTACCAATTTTTGAGCTGGGCTCAAAAAGCTTTTGATAATTATCGTGCCGTTCCGCCTGCTACAGGAATCGTACACCAAGTAAATTTAGAATATTTAGCAAATGTTGTGCAAGTAGTCGAAAATGAAGATGGAGAGTTAGAAACTTTCCCTGATACATTAGTAGGAACAGACTCACATACGACGATGATCAACGGAATCGGCGTACTTGGATGGGGTGTCGGCGGTATCGAGGCAGAGGCTGGCATGCTTGGACAACCATCATATTTCCCAGTTCCAGAAGTTGTGGGTGTGAAGCTTATTGGTGATATGCCTAACGGTTCAACAGCAACAGACCTTGCTTTAAAAGTTACACAAGTGTTGAGAGGTGAAGGGGTAGTAGGCAAGTTCGTTGAATTCTTCGGACCTGGTATCTCCCAATTGCCGCTAGCTGACCGTGCGACAATCGCTAACATGGCTCCAGAATACGGAGCAACTTGCGGATTCTTCCCAGTTGATGAGGAATCATTGGCTTATATGAGATTAACAGGCAGATCAGAAGAGCAAATCAAAGTGGTAGAAGAATATTCTAAACTTAATGGACTGTTCTTTGATCCTAGTATTGAGCCAGTTTATACAAAAGTAATTGAAATTAATCTTTCAGATATTGAAGCAAACCTGTCTGGACCAAAACGTCCGCAAGACTTGATTCCATTATCGCAGCTGCAAAAAGCATTTGTTGATTCTGTGACTGCACCTGAAGGAAATCAAGGCTTCGGCTTGAAGAAAGATGAGTTTGATAAATCAGTAGATATCAAGTTTGCTAACGGGGACTCAACGACAATGAGGACAGGTTCTGTTGCAATCGCTGCTATCACTAGCTGTACAAATACATCCAACCCGTATGTGCTTGTTGGTGCTGGCCTTGTTGCCAAAAAAGCAGTGGAACTTGGCATGGAAGTGCCTAAATTCGTTAAAACTTCTTTGGCGCCAGGTTCAAAAGTAGTAACTGGTTATTTAAGAGATTCCGGCTTGCTGCCATACTTGGAACAAATCGGCTTTAACCTTGTTGGTTACGGCTGTACGACTTGTATCGGAAACTCTGGTCCATTGCGTGATGAAATCGAAATGGCAGTTGCTGATTCTGATTTGCTTGTTACTAGTGTGCTTTCCGGTAACAGAAACTTTGAAGGTCGTATTCATCCGCTTGTAAAAGCAAACTACTTGGCATCACCGCCGTTAGTTGTGGCTTATGCACTTGCGGGAACTGTTGATATTGACCTGCAAAACGAGTCAATCGGCAAAGATAAGGATGGCAACGATGTATTCTTCAAGGATATTTGGCCATCAACTGAAGAGGTTAATGAAGTGGTAAACCGCACTGTAACTCCTGAACTGTTTAAGAAGGAGTATGAGCGTGTGTTCGACGACAACGAGCGCTGGAATGAAATTCAGACTAGCAGCGATTCATTATACACATTCGATGATTCAAGCACTTATATTCAAAACCCTCCATTCTTTGAAGGGCTGAAGCCTGATCCTGAGAAGGTACTTCCGATTAAAGGGCTTAAAATTGTCGGCAAGTTTGGCGACTCTGTTACAACAGACCATATTTCACCAGCCGGAGCAATCGGTGTCAACACTCCTGCAGGTAAATATTTAAAAGCAAACGGAGTAGAGGTTCGCGATTTCAACTCTTACGGTTCTCGCCGCGGTAACCACGAGGTCATGATGAGAGGAACATTTGCGAATATCCGTATCCGTAATCAGATTGCTCCTGGTACAGAGGGCGGGTTTACGACATACTGGCCGACAGGTGAAGTGACATCCATTTATGATGCTTGTATGCAATATAAACAAGATGGAACTGGCCTAATGGTTCTTGCCGGCAAAGATTATGGCATGGGATCTTCTCGTGACTGGGCAGCAAAAGGTACGAATCTCCTTGGAATTAAAACAGTTCTTGCTGAAAGCTTTGAGAGAATCCACCGCTCTAACCTTGTGTTAATGGGTGTGCTTCCATTGCAATTCAAGGATGGAGACAGCGCAGAGTCTCTTGGTTTAACAGGTAAAGAGACGTTTAACATATATGTCGATGAAACAGTTAAACCTCGTGATTTCATTGAAGTTACTGCGACAGATGAGGATGGAAACAAGAAGACATTTGAAGTGCTTGTACGCTTTGATTCTGAAGTAGAGATAGACTACTACCGTCACGGTGGAATCTTACCGATGGTGCTTCGAGATAAATTGAAGAACTAA
- a CDS encoding rhodanese-like domain-containing protein, with protein MALTFGKLLEEARSNVKGISSIEAKKQMEDKPNTYVIDVQDAEDAGACGLIPSSVNISLGMLPIRADLELPEELRNPELADRNRPILVTCGLGGQAALGAYLLKQMGFADVAFIEGGTTAWKQEGYETV; from the coding sequence ATGGCGTTGACATTCGGAAAATTATTAGAAGAAGCAAGAAGCAATGTGAAAGGCATCTCATCAATTGAAGCAAAAAAACAAATGGAAGACAAACCTAATACATATGTAATTGATGTGCAGGATGCTGAGGATGCAGGAGCTTGCGGTTTAATTCCAAGCAGTGTAAACATTTCACTAGGCATGCTGCCGATTCGTGCTGATTTGGAGCTTCCTGAAGAGCTTCGCAATCCAGAATTAGCTGATCGCAACAGACCGATTCTAGTAACATGCGGTTTAGGCGGACAAGCTGCTCTTGGCGCTTATTTGCTTAAACAAATGGGATTTGCTGATGTAGCTTTCATTGAAGGCGGAACAACAGCTTGGAAACAAGAAGGCTACGAAACAGTTTAA